A DNA window from Romeriopsis navalis LEGE 11480 contains the following coding sequences:
- a CDS encoding cytochrome C biogenesis protein, which translates to MVKFLRFLGSIKLAVPVLLTIAVILVWATFHESAVGSPTIQREVYKSVWFGALMFLLSVNLSASALLRYPWRGARKIGFALTHFGLVVLIAGSAAVIHVSTEGMMTVRIGGGANNMIRVEGDLLEVATADGAVQQAEVFIQPDGTPVPSQVGDLKILGYSPNTIKTVSFMAGGPVANPAVQLQFTSDRMGQTVDRWLAAAPAAYSAVEMGPAELEILQAKDDAQLEKLLQAPADNASQLLGTLKLTTPKGNQSIDVTQVSEQSVRAGDLDIRVLNTWNDFRINSEQQPVNGSDQPRNPAVQLAITQGEQTEEWFVFARDEFEPIRTTATESPIDLKLDYAFSPPVSVDGFRVIVGPDSQLFYAARSSKSFKSGAWTVGESVNPGWADFQIKLASFIPQATLQRQVVPVEAAGEDAFPALHVATADGADQWLSWGDPTEISTPVGEVFAAYSPRSLELPFAVNLSDFIVERNEGSESVAMWTSQLKLQSPDSNEVVERNVWMNNPTWFHGWKLAQASWNPGDLQQSTLQLKREPGWITALTWTGSVLVVGGIATMFYGGTVLKKLRRLIPTLPKSPTVNPAATAVAESAAAIVTDSSSELPVS; encoded by the coding sequence TTGGTGAAATTTTTGCGGTTTTTAGGCTCAATTAAACTCGCCGTGCCAGTGCTACTGACGATCGCTGTGATCTTGGTATGGGCCACCTTCCATGAAAGCGCTGTCGGTTCGCCGACGATTCAGCGTGAGGTTTATAAGAGTGTCTGGTTTGGGGCTTTGATGTTTTTGCTGAGTGTGAATCTCAGTGCTTCAGCACTGTTGCGTTATCCCTGGCGCGGGGCAAGGAAAATTGGCTTTGCCCTGACCCATTTTGGGTTAGTGGTGTTGATCGCTGGTTCCGCTGCGGTGATTCATGTCAGTACCGAAGGCATGATGACGGTCCGGATTGGCGGTGGTGCGAATAATATGATTCGGGTTGAAGGCGATTTGCTGGAAGTTGCAACGGCCGATGGTGCCGTCCAGCAAGCGGAAGTATTTATTCAACCCGATGGAACGCCAGTCCCGAGTCAGGTCGGTGATCTGAAAATTTTGGGCTATAGTCCCAATACGATTAAAACAGTGAGTTTTATGGCTGGTGGCCCAGTGGCCAATCCGGCCGTCCAGCTACAGTTCACGAGCGATCGCATGGGCCAGACGGTCGATCGCTGGTTAGCGGCGGCACCGGCGGCCTATAGCGCAGTTGAGATGGGGCCAGCGGAATTAGAAATCCTCCAAGCCAAAGATGATGCCCAGCTTGAGAAGCTCCTGCAAGCACCGGCGGATAACGCCTCGCAATTGCTGGGGACGCTGAAGCTAACGACCCCAAAAGGGAACCAATCGATCGATGTGACTCAGGTCAGTGAGCAATCCGTCCGCGCTGGTGATCTAGATATCCGTGTGCTCAATACTTGGAATGACTTCCGCATCAATTCCGAGCAGCAGCCGGTGAATGGCTCGGACCAACCGCGTAATCCTGCTGTGCAGTTAGCGATTACCCAAGGTGAGCAAACCGAAGAATGGTTTGTCTTTGCGCGGGATGAATTTGAGCCGATTCGGACGACGGCGACTGAAAGCCCGATTGATCTGAAGTTGGACTATGCGTTCTCGCCGCCTGTTTCTGTTGATGGTTTCCGGGTAATTGTGGGGCCAGATAGCCAGCTATTCTACGCCGCACGCTCTTCTAAGAGTTTCAAGTCCGGTGCTTGGACTGTAGGCGAATCCGTCAATCCTGGCTGGGCTGATTTCCAAATCAAACTTGCCAGCTTTATTCCCCAAGCGACCCTCCAGCGTCAGGTGGTGCCGGTTGAGGCAGCCGGTGAAGATGCCTTCCCAGCGTTGCATGTGGCTACGGCGGATGGGGCGGACCAATGGCTGTCTTGGGGCGACCCGACGGAAATTTCGACCCCAGTGGGTGAGGTGTTTGCCGCCTACAGTCCGCGCTCTTTAGAACTGCCCTTTGCGGTGAATCTATCCGACTTTATCGTTGAGCGGAATGAAGGGAGTGAATCGGTGGCGATGTGGACAAGCCAACTCAAGCTCCAATCACCCGACTCAAACGAAGTTGTGGAACGCAATGTTTGGATGAATAATCCGACTTGGTTCCACGGCTGGAAACTGGCCCAGGCCTCTTGGAATCCGGGTGATTTGCAGCAGTCGACTTTGCAGCTCAAACGTGAGCCGGGGTGGATTACTGCCTTGACCTGGACGGGTTCGGTGCTGGTGGTCGGCGGGATTGCCACGATGTTCTACGGCGGTACGGTGTTGAAAAAGTTGCGGCGATTGATCCCCACTTTGCCGAAATCGCCGACTGTCAATCCTGCGGCGACGGCTGTGGCCGAATCGGCAGCGGCGATCGTCACCGATTCCAGCTCCGAGCTCCCTGTTTCTTGA
- a CDS encoding thioredoxin domain-containing protein: MLSPIPIRYPGLRLRQVLYRSLAILTIGLCVSLGLFGYTPPAQASGVQGLMALKHLAKESVAYDVAIANGNPTLIEFYADWCTSCQSMAPTMAHLHEKYGDSVNFVMLDIDDPQWAEPVAQFAVQGVPQLTLLTADATPVDTLVGKVPESIVTQLLELVRA, from the coding sequence ATGCTTAGCCCGATCCCCATCCGATATCCCGGATTGCGCCTGCGTCAGGTGTTATACCGCAGCCTGGCGATATTGACGATCGGGCTGTGCGTCAGTCTTGGCTTATTTGGGTATACGCCACCGGCCCAGGCGAGCGGCGTGCAAGGTCTGATGGCTTTGAAACATTTGGCCAAAGAATCCGTGGCCTATGATGTCGCGATTGCCAATGGCAACCCAACGCTGATTGAGTTTTACGCCGACTGGTGTACAAGCTGTCAGTCGATGGCCCCAACGATGGCGCATTTGCATGAAAAATATGGTGATTCCGTCAACTTTGTCATGTTGGATATTGATGATCCCCAGTGGGCTGAACCCGTTGCCCAGTTCGCGGTGCAGGGGGTGCCACAGTTAACGCTATTAACGGCGGACGCGACACCGGTTGACACATTGGTGGGCAAGGTGCCGGAGTCGATCGTGACGCAACTTCTAGAACTTGTGAGGGCTTAG
- a CDS encoding DUF3365 domain-containing protein encodes MSAIYQWWRSLRLKFVSTLALALAICFTVVACGGGASTSSSGGGGGTTVAGISPEVVVDYIHKVAESDRTAYTKHVIGRLTKLEGKDNKKGVVTAEATEFWKQEKGVPLPAQMFRMGAELASEDGNFTIGLISPWNINDNQAPKDDFEKAGMAKVVETAEPYKAAREIAGKKYYSAIYPDIAVADACVSCHNDHPVHKERHADKVFKKGDVMGGVVINLPLKGA; translated from the coding sequence ATGTCAGCAATTTATCAGTGGTGGCGCAGTCTGCGTCTCAAGTTTGTATCGACGTTGGCGTTAGCGTTGGCGATTTGTTTTACGGTAGTTGCCTGTGGTGGCGGTGCAAGTACGAGTAGCAGTGGTGGCGGTGGTGGGACGACTGTTGCCGGGATCTCTCCGGAAGTGGTAGTCGACTATATCCATAAGGTCGCAGAATCCGATCGCACAGCCTATACCAAGCACGTGATTGGTCGCCTGACAAAACTGGAAGGGAAGGATAACAAGAAGGGGGTTGTGACCGCTGAGGCCACAGAATTCTGGAAGCAGGAGAAAGGCGTGCCCTTACCGGCACAGATGTTCCGTATGGGTGCAGAACTCGCTTCCGAAGATGGTAACTTCACCATTGGTCTAATTTCACCTTGGAACATCAACGATAACCAAGCGCCCAAAGATGATTTCGAGAAAGCTGGTATGGCGAAAGTGGTCGAGACGGCTGAGCCGTACAAAGCCGCTCGCGAAATTGCCGGGAAGAAGTACTACTCGGCGATCTATCCCGATATCGCGGTGGCTGATGCTTGTGTCAGTTGCCATAACGATCATCCAGTGCATAAAGAGCGCCACGCCGACAAAGTCTTTAAGAAAGGCGATGTCATGGGTGGAGTAGTGATCAACCTGCCGCTGAAGGGTGCTTAA
- a CDS encoding cytochrome c3 family protein translates to FYCWFGMIPAALAVSQDQLETINQQWKGSAHALNDVNCASCHKDKKTKALVNNLGPESCKSCHEGEVDTFLLGKHGIRLLEKQSPLTPDRARIPMQADAHSKSMNCNACHNVHSVKTVPAAVDSCLTCHSDQHSLNYEKSKHAQLFQAKAARLPRPDQASVTCATCHLPRSLMDEDDEDSVFVNHNNTYTLLPRDRMVRDVCMNCHGMEYSYNNIFDDENVEANFDHASTQDLKTLEMMRTAEKVRGVKRRRSSD, encoded by the coding sequence GCTTCTACTGTTGGTTCGGTATGATCCCCGCAGCATTGGCGGTTTCGCAAGATCAACTAGAGACGATTAATCAGCAGTGGAAAGGTAGTGCCCATGCCTTGAACGATGTGAATTGTGCAAGCTGCCATAAAGATAAAAAGACCAAAGCCTTAGTGAATAATCTTGGCCCCGAGAGCTGTAAGTCCTGTCATGAGGGTGAGGTTGATACGTTCTTATTGGGTAAGCATGGCATTCGCCTGCTGGAAAAACAAAGTCCCCTCACCCCAGACCGTGCCCGCATCCCCATGCAAGCCGATGCCCATAGCAAGTCGATGAACTGTAATGCTTGCCACAATGTCCATTCCGTTAAAACGGTGCCCGCAGCGGTGGATTCCTGCCTGACCTGTCATAGCGATCAGCATTCCTTGAACTATGAGAAATCAAAACATGCCCAATTATTTCAAGCTAAGGCCGCGCGCCTCCCCCGCCCCGATCAGGCTTCTGTAACCTGCGCGACTTGTCATTTGCCGCGTTCACTGATGGATGAAGATGATGAGGATTCGGTATTCGTCAATCACAACAACACGTATACGCTTTTGCCACGCGATCGCATGGTCAGAGACGTCTGCATGAACTGTCACGGGATGGAATATTCCTACAACAACATCTTTGATGACGAGAATGTCGAAGCCAATTTTGATCATGCTTCTACCCAGGACTTGAAAACGTTGGAAATGATGCGAACGGCAGAGAAAGTCCGGGGTGTAAAGCGGCGGCGTTCATCGGATTAG